One segment of Nothobranchius furzeri strain GRZ-AD chromosome 13, NfurGRZ-RIMD1, whole genome shotgun sequence DNA contains the following:
- the LOC139062419 gene encoding signal peptide, CUB and EGF-like domain-containing protein 1, which produces MYCKGTGRTFPSGLCAEGFVCVGGAFEHSPSDYLTGFPCPVGFFCPVGTSKSKPCPKGTFSEQSGLVDSSQCQSCSPGFYCSESGLFAVSGPCLPGFYCLDGSESASPASGPSGGICPVGHYCPEGTSVPSPCPAGFYQNDTGKTDEDDCKPCPLGWFQDLPGQKECDPCPPGFHCKPLSPSPSKGTSTGVSSPLPCPAGFICPRGNPDSQLLPCPKGTYSPSQGLITTGQCLMCPAGQFCGSEGLVEPSGSCAAGFLCLTGAKVPNPTDNRTGSLCPTGIFCQRGLRAGSWDDRHR; this is translated from the exons ATGTACTGCAAAGGAACAG GGAGGACCTTCCCCAGTGGGCTCTGTGCCGAGGGCTTTGTTTGTGTTGGAGGAGCCTTTGAGCATTCACCGTCAGACTACCTGACAGGATTCCCGTGCCCTGTGGGATTCTTTTGCCCTGTGGGGACGTCCAAATCAAAACCGTGCCCAAAGGGAACTTTCAG TGAACAGAGTGGGCTTGTGGACAGTTCTCAGTGCCAGAGCTGCAGTCCTGGCTTTTATTGTTCAGAATCTGGCCTCTTTGCCGTTTCCGGACCCTGTTTGCCAG GTTTTTACTGTCTAGATGGATCTGAGTCTGCTTCTCCAGCATCAGGTCCATCTGGAGGCATTTGTCCAGTAGGCCACTACTGTCCAGAGGGGACCAGCGTACCATCACCATGCCCTGCTGGATTTTACCAAAATGATACTGGAAAAACAGATGAAGATGACTGTAAACCATGCCCTCTTG GGTGGTTCCAGGATTTACCTGGCCAGAAAGAGTGTGATCCCTGTCCTCCTGGTTTCCACTGCAAACCTCTGAGTCCTAGTCCTTCCAAAGGGACATCAACAGGTGTCTCTAGTCCACTGCCTTGTCCAGCAGGGTTTATCTGTCCCAGGGGGAACCCAGACAGCCAGCTTCTTCCATGCCCCAAAGGCACATACAGCCCCAGCCAGGGTCTCATCACCACAG GTCAGTGCCTGATGTGTCCAGCAGGTCAGTTCTGTGGGTCTGAAGGTTTGGTTGAGCCCTCGGGATCATGTGCTGCTGGTTTTCTTTGTCTGACGGGTGCAAAGGTGCCAAATCCAACTGACAACCGAACTGGATCTCTGTGTCCGACTGGGATTTTCTGCCAACGAGGACTTAGAGCAGGTAGTTGGGATGATAGACATAGATGA
- the LOC139062390 gene encoding uncharacterized protein K04H4.2-like, translating to MTGDKCPEGHYCTQGSSTPLPCPVGSYSNRTRNTHISDCLPCPPGFLCVSRGLSFPSHICPAGSYCSSGGNNKSQDSIICSPGNRCPLGAKKQVPCLPGTYQNLPGQADCTECPAGFFCAGSVDADTGQVSGTHTPMLCPKGHYCPPGTQTGVAFPCPAGTFSSQMGMSNNSDCELCPPGRYCSSSGLSAPSGVCSPGYLCIHGSVSAQPEEGSTGGRCSTGSYCPQGTSYMVPCPAGTFSYIDGAVSVEACQPCLPGHFCSEAGASAPSGPCNPGFYCREGSRTSTPLRNATGDVTSSADSLLNYFHGDVCPAGHYCPEGSANPSPCPPGTFLGRSGAESEDDCEDCYSGSYCPFWAQTSVDLSCPPGWVCPTGSVSGHQPGTLTLRALYS from the exons ATGACCGGTGATAAATGTCCTGAAGGACATTACTGCACTCAGGGTTCCTCCACACCACTCCCCTGTCCTGTCGGATCCTACAGCAACCGAACCAGGAACACACACATCTCTGACTGTCTGCCTTGTCCTCCAG GTTTCCTGTGTGTCAGTAGAGGGCTCTCTTTTCCTTCCCATATCTGCCCAGCTGGATCTTACTGTTCAAGTGGAGGAAATAACAAATCGCAGGATTCAATCATCTGTTCACCTGGAAACAGGTGCCCACTTGGAGCTAAGAAGCAGGTACCCTGCTTACCTGGAACATACCAGAATTTACCTGGACAG GCAGACTGTACTGAATGTCCTGCAGGATTTTTCTGTGCTGGCTCGGTGGATGCTGACACTGGGCAGGTGTCTGGAACTCACACTCCCATGCTGTGTCCTAAAGGACATTATTGCCCACCTG GAACGCAGACTGGTGTAGCATTTCCGTGCCCAGCTGGCACTTTCAGCAGCCAGATGGGAATGTCCAATAACTCGGACTGTGAGCTCTGCCCCCCTGGGAGATACTGCAGTTCATCTGGACTGTCTGCTCCCTCTGGGGTCTGCTCTCCGGG CTACCTCTGTATCCATGGTTCGGTGTCCGCCCAACCAGAGGAGGGTTCAACAGGAGGACGGTGCTCTACAGGGTCTTACTGCCCACAGGGTACCAGCTACATGGTTCCTTGCCCTGCAGGAACCTTTAGCTATATAGATG gagCTGTGTCCGTTGAGGCGTGCCAGCCCTGTTTACCTGGGCACTTCTGTTCTGAGGCTGGCGCCTCTGCTCCATCTGGACCCTGTAaccctggtttctactgcagagaaGGTTCCAGAACCTCCACACCTTTGAGAAATGCCACTG GAGACGTAACATCTTCAGCCGATTCCCTCCTGAATTATTTCCATGGTGATGTGTGTCCTGCAGGCCACTATTGCCCTGAAGGCAGTGCAAACCCAAGTCCCTGTCCTCCAG GCACTTTCTTGGGGAGGTCTGGAGCTGAGTCAGAGGACGACTGTGAGGATTGCTACTCTGGTTCATACTGCCCCTTTTGGGCTCAGACATCCGTTGACCTCTCCTGTCCACCTGGGTGGGTCTGTCCTACCGGATCTGTGTCTGGGCATCAGCCAGGTACCTTGACCCTAAGAGCCCTTTACAGTTAG
- the LOC139061578 gene encoding uncharacterized protein, translating into MGHFCPQGSGTPKLCPVGSFLPEPGAFSPFHCRPCPPGKYCLSPGASEHSGLCDAGFFCPGGADVPAPRASLSQFSCLLDILEFTFIKTDFSNYSGRNPSRIKVAVVPLADSDHNVNNSAAHLRSPHYKCSTYRGDICPKGFFCPLGSAFPQACEAGFYCNQTGLEAPAGSCAAGYYCPRGSSDPYINSCPTGHYCPVGTPLPMPCPPGTIKRSPGGSTVETCQSCPPGHYCQKKGMAEPSGRCAEGYFCPNGQSSERPQQHVCSMGHYCEKGSVRQTPCLPSSYQPRQGQGSCETCPLGFYCPDYGKADLWRREKRGFF; encoded by the exons ATGGGACACTTCTGTCCTCAGGGCAGTGGGACACCCAAACTCTGTCCTGTTGGTAGTTTCCTTCCCGAGCCTGGAGCGTTCTCCCCATTCCACTGCCGTCCTTGTCCTCCTGGGAAATACTGCCTGAGTCCTGGTGCCTCAGAGCACTCAG gtttGTGTGATGCAGGtttcttctgtcctggaggcgctgatgTCCCCGCACCTCGAGCCAGTTTATctcagttcagctgtcttctggaTATATTGGAGTTTACTTTCATTAAGACAGACTTCTCCAACTATTCTG GAAGAAACCCTAGTCGGATCAAAGTGGCCGTGGTGCCACTGGCGGATTCAGATCACAATGTGAATAACTCAGCGGCACATCTCAGGAGTCCACATTATAAATGCTCCACCTACAGAGGAGACATATGTCCTAAGG GTTTCTTTTGTCCTTTGGGTTCAGCTTTTCCTCAGGCCTGTGAAGCTGGCTTCTACTGTAACCAGACTGGTCTAGAGGCCCCTGCAGGGTCCTGTGCAGCTGGGTATTACTGTCCTCGGGGCTCCTCGGACCCATACATCAACTCTTGTCCCACCGGACACTACTGCCCTGTTGGGACCCCACTGCCTATGCCGTGCCCTCCTGGAACCATAAAAC GTTCTCCTGGTGGATCCACAGTTGAAACTTGCCAGTCGTGTCCTCCAGGCCACTACTGCCAAAAGAAAGGCATGGCCGAGCCAAGTGGTCGATGTGCAGAAGGCTACTTTTGTCCTAATGGACAGAGCTCTGAGAGACCACAGCAGCATGTCTGCTCAATGGGACATTATTGTGAGAAG GGCAGCGTGAGACAGACACCCTGCCTTCCCAGCAGCTACCAGCCCAGACAAGGCCAAGGGAGCTGTGAGACGTGCCCTCTTGGCTTCTATTGTCCAGATTATGGTAAAGCAGATTTGTGGAGAAGAGAAAAGAGGGGTTTCTTTTAG